The following proteins come from a genomic window of Alphaproteobacteria bacterium:
- a CDS encoding aspartate kinase produces MKRLVLKFGGTSMASMPQIKRVAQKIAHEYQTHKEICVVVSAMAGVTDELVQLCSEASLLHDTKEYDSVVSTGEQVSAALLSMCLQQLGLMSRSWLGWQIPIITNDHHGSAHIQRIETAHLEEAFQEQEIAIVSGFQGVTQKGRITTLGRGGSDVSAVALAAALGASRCDIYTDVDGVYTADPRIVPQAQKINQISLSEMRMLAYMGAKVLHPRSVDLADRHSVSVQVLSTFSDRIGSEMPGTLVIPDDQSASLSRISGVAQLRALHVVRFNLTAGDNAFLEGFLDRLRQNHVTILSLNERVLHDKLTVTIGFLSKDLPKVEKILQNSKRDLGSKSYEILLSYAKVSIIGMHLARKAEYIERFINLFHEKKISYLHFSFSDQNLTALIPEDYVELVVRSLHQGFELDKSINETSLLLQDEQSGYATKIR; encoded by the coding sequence CGAATATCAAACACATAAAGAGATATGCGTTGTTGTCTCTGCTATGGCAGGCGTTACAGATGAATTGGTTCAGCTTTGTTCTGAGGCTAGTCTTTTGCATGATACAAAAGAGTATGACTCAGTTGTCTCAACAGGGGAGCAAGTCTCAGCTGCCCTTCTTTCCATGTGTTTACAACAGCTTGGACTCATGTCACGATCATGGCTTGGGTGGCAAATACCGATCATCACGAATGATCATCATGGCTCTGCACATATTCAGAGAATTGAAACGGCTCATTTAGAAGAGGCCTTTCAAGAGCAGGAAATCGCTATTGTCTCAGGTTTTCAAGGCGTGACTCAAAAAGGAAGAATCACAACGCTTGGACGCGGCGGCTCAGATGTTTCAGCTGTTGCACTCGCTGCAGCTTTGGGTGCTAGCAGATGTGATATCTACACTGATGTTGATGGTGTTTATACAGCCGATCCACGGATTGTGCCCCAAGCTCAAAAGATCAATCAAATCTCCTTGTCCGAAATGCGCATGCTTGCCTATATGGGCGCGAAGGTTTTACACCCGCGATCAGTTGATCTTGCAGATCGGCATTCTGTTTCAGTTCAGGTTCTTTCAACATTCTCAGACAGGATTGGGAGTGAAATGCCAGGTACCTTGGTGATTCCAGATGACCAATCGGCTTCCCTTTCACGTATTTCAGGCGTTGCTCAATTGCGTGCTCTTCATGTTGTGCGCTTCAATTTGACAGCCGGTGATAATGCATTTTTAGAAGGGTTTCTTGACCGTTTGAGACAAAATCATGTCACGATATTGTCCCTGAATGAAAGGGTTTTACATGATAAACTCACTGTGACAATTGGCTTCTTATCAAAAGATTTGCCTAAAGTTGAAAAGATATTACAGAATTCAAAGAGAGATCTTGGCTCAAAATCATATGAAATCTTGCTTTCTTATGCAAAAGTGTCTATTATAGGGATGCATTTGGCCAGAAAAGCTGAGTATATTGAGCGATTTATTAATTTATTTCATGAAAAAAAGATTTCTTATCTTCATTTTTCATTTTCTGACCAGAATTTAACAGCTCTTATCCCTGAAGATTATGTCGAGCTTGTTGTAAGAAGCTTGCATCAAGGGTTCGAACTTGATAAAAGTATAAATGAAACGTCGTTGTTATTACAGGATGAACAAAGTGGATATGCAACAAAAATTAGATAG